The window TCACCGACGAACACGACCCGCAAGTGATGCGCCAGGCCATCCGTTCCGGGGTCAGCGCCTACATCGTCGAGGGCATCCAGGCCCAGCGCCTGCAGCCGATCCTCGACGTTGCCATGGCGCGCTTCGAGAGCGACCAGGCACTGCGCGCACAACTGCAGGCCCGCGAGCAGCAACTGGCCGAGCGCAAGCGCATCGAACTGGCCAAGGGGCTGCTGATGAAGATGAAGGGCTGCGCCGAGGAAGAGGCCTATACCCTGATGCGCCGCCAGGCCATGGGGCGCCAGCAGAAGCTGGTGCAGGTGGCCGAGCAGATCATTGCGATGCACGAAATGCTGGGGCACTGACAGGCCATCTGCCAGCGGCGGCACCCCGCGATCAGAACGCCAGCCCGCCTGCTGGCCCCCGCCGGTGCGGCCACTGCGTATCCTCCGCGCGCCGCGCTAAACCTCGCGCGGTGCCCTCGCTTCCATTGCATGACCATGGAAGTCCGTAGTGCGACCCGTCGGCTAGGTACCTGCCGGTCGCATCCGCCCCCTAGTGAGCGAGACAGCATGATCGACCTTTCCACCTGGAACCTCAGCGTTCCCAGCGACCCCCGCCCCACCGAAATCACCACCCAGCAACTGCTCGACGGCTACCAGAGCAGTTACTTCAAGCGCGATGGCGACACCATCGTGTTCTGGGTGCCGGTCAACGGCTCCCACAGCGAAGACAGCACCTACCCACGTACCGAGCTGCGCGAGACCAAACGCGACGGCAGCATCTACAACTGGTACTACACCGGCGGCGACAACGAGTTGCGCGCCACAGTCAGCGTCGGTCGCGTTCCCTCGCAGAACAAGATCATCATCGGCCAGATCCACAGCAAATCGCCTACCAGCGGCGACGGCGAACCGCTGGTGAAGCTGCAGTACCACTACTACCCCAAGACCCAGACCGGCAGTATCGAAGCCCTGGTGCGCAACCACCCGGACGACAGCGAAAGCAAGAATATCCCGCTGCTCACCGATGTGCGCCTGAACGAGCGAGTCACCTACAGCCTGCGTGTGACGTCCACCGGCCAGTTAGGCCTGCGCGCCGAAACCTCCGATGGCGAGCAGCAGTATTACCGCCAGGCCCTGAGCACCACCTGGAGCAAGCAACTGCTCTACTTCAAGGCCGGCGCCTACATCAACGACAACTACGGTCCCACTGACGAAGGCGGCCGCGTAACCTTCTACCACGTCAACCTGGCGCACTGACGCGCCCATTCAGCCCGCCTATGGCACTGCGAAACCGGCGGCGGGCTTCGTACAATGGCGCATCCTCCTCGATCCGAGAGCGCCCCATGGCCCGCCTGAAACTGGAATTCCCCGAAGAACTCTTCATCTACAGCACCAAGCTGACCGTACGCGTCACCGACATCAACGGCGCCAAGCACCTGGGCAACGACTCGATGATCTCGATGATCTCCGAGGCCCGCGCGCGCTTCCTGTTCGATTACGGCATCCGCGAGAGCGGCATCATCGTCACCGACCTGGCCACCACCTACCGCGCCGAAGCCCACGCCCGCGACCAACTGCTGTTCGAAGTCGGTGTCATGGACTTCAACAAGTACGGCGGCGACATCATCTTCCGCATCACCCGCCCAGCGGACGGAATCCTGGTCGCCATGGCCAAGTCCGGCTTCGTGTTCTTCGACTACCAGGCCGGTAAGGTCACCCCCATTCCTCAGGCGTTTCGTGACGCATTCCCCAATGTGAACTGGATCGCCTGATCCTCGCCGGGCGGCGATGCTGGCAACGCGCTATACCTCTGGAGCCGTCTATCAAACCGACATCAGAGGAGAACTTCCAATGCCGTCCTTCCTTCGGGTGGGCGCGCTGTCCGGCTGTCTGTGCCTGCCTATCCTGACCCTGTCCACGCCGAGCCCGGCGGCGGACACCAATCCCCTGCAACGCGGCCGCTATCTGGTGCAGATCGCCGGCTGCAACGACTGCCACACCCCCGGCTACGCCATGGCCCCCGAGAAAGTTCCGGAAAGCGCCTGGCTTACCGGCGACCAGTTGGGCTGGAACGGCCCCTGGGGCACCACCTACCCCGCCAATCTGCGCCTGTACATGCAGGGCCGCAGCGAGGAGCAGTGGCT of the Pseudomonas sp. PSE14 genome contains:
- a CDS encoding thioesterase family protein — protein: MARLKLEFPEELFIYSTKLTVRVTDINGAKHLGNDSMISMISEARARFLFDYGIRESGIIVTDLATTYRAEAHARDQLLFEVGVMDFNKYGGDIIFRITRPADGILVAMAKSGFVFFDYQAGKVTPIPQAFRDAFPNVNWIA
- a CDS encoding cytochrome C encodes the protein MPSFLRVGALSGCLCLPILTLSTPSPAADTNPLQRGRYLVQIAGCNDCHTPGYAMAPEKVPESAWLTGDQLGWNGPWGTTYPANLRLYMQGRSEEQWLATARQANFRPPMPSYVLRVMNEDDLRSIYRFVRQLGPAGNVAPAYLPPGSAPKGPAVVFPSPPTQ
- a CDS encoding polysaccharide lyase family 7 protein — protein: MIDLSTWNLSVPSDPRPTEITTQQLLDGYQSSYFKRDGDTIVFWVPVNGSHSEDSTYPRTELRETKRDGSIYNWYYTGGDNELRATVSVGRVPSQNKIIIGQIHSKSPTSGDGEPLVKLQYHYYPKTQTGSIEALVRNHPDDSESKNIPLLTDVRLNERVTYSLRVTSTGQLGLRAETSDGEQQYYRQALSTTWSKQLLYFKAGAYINDNYGPTDEGGRVTFYHVNLAH
- a CDS encoding ANTAR domain-containing response regulator; amino-acid sequence: MLRVLLINDTPKKVGRLKAALVESGFEVVDESGLTVDLAQRVEALRPDVILIDTESPGRDVLEQVVLVSRDQPRPIVMFTDEHDPQVMRQAIRSGVSAYIVEGIQAQRLQPILDVAMARFESDQALRAQLQAREQQLAERKRIELAKGLLMKMKGCAEEEAYTLMRRQAMGRQQKLVQVAEQIIAMHEMLGH